From the Marinobacter sp. es.048 genome, the window GTCAGGCTATTGGCATGCTTGATGAACACCAACGGTTCCTTGGGCGGCTCGAACGCCAGTTCCGTGGCGTGGTCGGCGTAGTTCAGGCCCAGTGCGAAGATGGTGCCAGGCTTCTTGACCGGTGGCAGCCAGGTGATGTCATCGGAATCCAGGGTTACGTCCAGCTCCCGGCCGTCGGTGGTGGTGATTCGATCGTTGGCGTCGATGTCGATATCGAGCTCGCGGCCTTCGAAAATGATGCGTGCATGTCTCATGGATCAGGCGTCTCCCAGTGTGTTGGTCAGGGTGCCGACACCCTTGATGGTTGCTTCCACTCTGTCGCCCCTCGCCACGGGGACCCGGTCACCGGCAAAGCCGACGGCGATGACCTCTCCCGGTTGCAGGGTCATGATCCGGGAGATCTTGCTGATCAGTTCGGCAACACTGCGCTCCATATTTGCCAACGGAAACGCGCTTTTCTGTTCACCATTGATCTGAATGGTGACAGTGAGGGCTTCCGGATCGGCAACGATGTCGGCCGGCACGATCTCCGGCCCGACCGGTGCGGACGTGTCCAGGCACTTGCCTTTGATGTCGGGCCGGAAGTAGCTCACCTCG encodes:
- a CDS encoding fumarylacetoacetate hydrolase family protein gives rise to the protein MTANTLVNSKLVCVALNDKSQLAALQDTFNEAPYKKPPTQPVLYYKPRNTWNVDGAEVEWAKDFDGNDVPAMVVGASLGVVIGRETCRVSQAEALDYIRGYTIVCDFSLPEVSYFRPDIKGKCLDTSAPVGPEIVPADIVADPEALTVTIQINGEQKSAFPLANMERSVAELISKISRIMTLQPGEVIAVGFAGDRVPVARGDRVEATIKGVGTLTNTLGDA